A segment of the Aridibaculum aurantiacum genome:
CCGTGGTTTCTCTTCTTATGGTAATACAGAATTTCGAAATGCTCCTATGTGGCATCTTGCCATTGATATGAAGCTGCGTCACCCGGGTATGCTCATGATAAATGATCCGAGCCATATTTGTGGTAACAGGCACATGTTGCAGCGCGTTGCGCAAAAAGCTATTGATCTTGATTTTGACGGCGTGATGCTGGAAAGTCATGTTGATCCGGATAATGCGTGGAGTGATGCAAAACAGCAGGTTACGCCTGAGCGACTCTTGGAGTTACTGGAAGGGATTAACTGGCGAACTGAAGATGCTATCGCTCCTGAAACCATCACCGCCTTTGAAAAGCTGCGTACCCAGATAGATCATGTAGATGATGAACTGCTGCAACTGGTGAGCAGGAGAATGAAATTGGCAGACCTGATAGGCGAATACAAAAAAGAGAACAACGTTACCATTCTGCAGGCAAAGCGCTGGACGGAAATATTAGAAAGGGCATTTAATAAAGCAGAAGAACTTGGCTTAAGCAAAGAGTTCCTTACACGCTATTTCGATGCTATTCACCTGGAGAGTATCAACCACCAGACTAAGATCTACAACAGCTAGTTCTTGCCTTTCAAAACCAGAACTTCCTTAGATGAAAAAGACGATCCAATTTTCTTCTGCTACTGTACATTTTTATTTTGATACTGCTTTTGCTGAACTGGAAAAGCTGGTACCAAAAGAACAAACAATCATACTTACAGATGAGAACGTCCACGGCAAGCACAAAAAGAAGTTTGCACAGTGGAAGGTTATCATTTTGCCTGCAGGCGAAGCGCATAAGAACCAGTCTACGGTAGATAATGTGATTGAGCAGATGATAGCATTGGGCGCTGACAGGAAGACTACTTTGGTAGGTGTAGGTGGTGGCGTTATAACAGATATTACCGGCTATGTAGCCGGTATTTTTATGCGCGGTATTTCCTTTGGTTTCGTTCCAACCAGCATACTGGCTATGGTAGATGCAGCCATTGGTGGTAAGAATGGTGTTGATGTAGGAATGTATAAGAACATGGTGGGCCTCATTCGCCAGCCGTCTTTTCTTCTATACGATTATTCACTGCTTGCTACTTTGCCTACCGAAGAATGGATCAACGGCTTTGCCGAGATCATTAAGCATAGCTGCATCAAGGACAGGAAAATGTTTGTAGAACTGCAGCAGCAAAAAATCAGAACCTTTCAAAAAGATCCGGCTGCATTAGCTAAACTTATAAGGCACAATGCAGACATCAAAATAAAGGTGGTACAGCAGGATGAGTTTGAACAGGGAGAACGGAAGCTGCTGAATTTTGGTCATACCATTGGACACGCTATAGAAAACCTTTACCAGATACCACACGGTCACGCAATCAGCATAGGTATGGGTGTGGCATGTAAGGTTTCATCAGCCGTTAATGGTTTCAAAGAAACAGCAGAAGTGCTACAGTTACTAAAGCAGTATGGCCTTCCACCACAGTTTGATTTTGACAAAGAGGCCACTTATAAGATATTACAGGCAGATAAAAAGAAACAAGGTCAGCAGGTCAATTATATCCTGTTGCAAAAGATTGGAAAAGCCATTGTTCATCCAATAGGATTTGATGAACTGGCAGCAATTATAGACCGCTAAAGCAGAGGCTAAGATGATCGCAAGAATAACCCCTTCTACTATATCAGGAAAAGTACAGGCGCCGGGAAGTAAAAGCCTGATGCAACGTGCATGTGCAGCGGCATTATTGGCCAAAGGCAGAAGCACTATCATAAATCCTTCTCTGAATAATGATGATGAAGCAGCATTGGATATCATTCAAAAGCTGGGAGCAGTTGTTGAATTTTTAGAGGATGGCAATATTGCTATTACAAGTGAAGGTGTTCAGCCAAAAGAAGGAGCTATACACTGTGGCGAAAGTGGCCTGTCATCAAGAATGTTCACACCCATAGCTGCACTGT
Coding sequences within it:
- a CDS encoding chorismate mutase: MEREKMVVTDISKVLSKKPLIISGPCSAETEEQVLATAIRLKATGKVDVLRAGIWKPRTRPGSFEGVGVQGLPWLQQAKEITGLPTAIEVATGKQVEEALKHDVDILWVGARTTVNPFSVQEVADALQGVKVPVLIKNPINPDLELWGGAVERVAKAGVEKIGLIHRGFSSYGNTEFRNAPMWHLAIDMKLRHPGMLMINDPSHICGNRHMLQRVAQKAIDLDFDGVMLESHVDPDNAWSDAKQQVTPERLLELLEGINWRTEDAIAPETITAFEKLRTQIDHVDDELLQLVSRRMKLADLIGEYKKENNVTILQAKRWTEILERAFNKAEELGLSKEFLTRYFDAIHLESINHQTKIYNS
- the aroB gene encoding 3-dehydroquinate synthase; protein product: MKKTIQFSSATVHFYFDTAFAELEKLVPKEQTIILTDENVHGKHKKKFAQWKVIILPAGEAHKNQSTVDNVIEQMIALGADRKTTLVGVGGGVITDITGYVAGIFMRGISFGFVPTSILAMVDAAIGGKNGVDVGMYKNMVGLIRQPSFLLYDYSLLATLPTEEWINGFAEIIKHSCIKDRKMFVELQQQKIRTFQKDPAALAKLIRHNADIKIKVVQQDEFEQGERKLLNFGHTIGHAIENLYQIPHGHAISIGMGVACKVSSAVNGFKETAEVLQLLKQYGLPPQFDFDKEATYKILQADKKKQGQQVNYILLQKIGKAIVHPIGFDELAAIIDR